In Choristoneura fumiferana chromosome 21, NRCan_CFum_1, whole genome shotgun sequence, a single genomic region encodes these proteins:
- the LOC141439660 gene encoding uncharacterized protein produces MSDYELKESIAARGRAKASITRLKNSFNKEALLNSELELLLVKRERLITAFNEYDRLSARITALNLEPDKSDNLDEDDVEDTYLHLLSQLDAIANTLRSNKGNPPPDTKPATGPGKIKLPSVVIPTFTVVKQNLAALKNLGEMIDTWDSIIICILSRKLDTMTYRAFQMERDNTIPPTVKEFIDFIEKRALAIENTDCNVQKVQSQRLASYPVATQSHQIAACIYCPATAAAV; encoded by the exons ATGTCCGATTACGAATTAAAGGAGAGCATTGCGGCCAGGGGCCGTGCAAAGGCTTCCATAACGCGCctcaaaaattcattcaataaagAGGCCCTCCTTAATTCGGAATTGGAATTACTGTTGGTAAAAAGGGAAAGATTAATTACCGCCTTTAACGAGTATGACCGATTGTCGGCGCGCATAACCGCGCTTAACTTAGAGCCTGACAAGTCCGACAATTTGGACGAGGATGATGTCGAAGACACCTACTTACATCTACTCTCGCAACTCGATGCGATCGCCAACACCTTGCGATCAAATAAAGGTAACCCGCCGCCCGATACAAAACCAGCGACGGGCCCCGGCAAAATTAAATTACCCAGCGTGGTCATACCAACTTTCACTG TTGTCAAGCAGAACCTAGCTGCTTTAAAAAACCTAGGCGAGATGATCGACACCTGGGACTCCATCATCATATGTATCCTGTCAAGGAAGCTTGACACAATGACATATCGAGCATTTCAGATGGAGCGAGACAATACAATTCCTCCCACGGTAAAAGAGTTCATTGACTTCATTGAGAAGCGTGCATTGGCTATCGAGAACACTGACTGCAATGTCCAAAAGGTGCAATCGCAACGTCTAGCCAGCTATCCTGTAGCTACGCAGAGCCATCAGATCGCCGCCTGCATTTACT GTCCTGCTACCGCAGCCGCAGTTTGA